In one Terriglobia bacterium genomic region, the following are encoded:
- a CDS encoding DUF4386 domain-containing protein: MSRKQTARLGGVLYAAMSLPGAFTLVYIPYVFFVRGDAAATASRIEASPALYRLGVFAELMCGVFAIWMAMVLYDLFKDVDRKQARLLVGFVFGMVAIGFVNMVVLAGPLVLTSGASYLSAFDKRQLDALTLGFLGLRNQGIHAAVMYWGLWLLPLGILVYKSGFLPRLLGVLVFIAGCSYVIDALTYFFLPGYGSIVAQISTLPQALGEGGFVFWTLIKGAREDAA, from the coding sequence ATGTCACGCAAACAGACAGCCAGACTCGGCGGCGTGCTCTACGCGGCGATGAGCCTGCCCGGTGCATTCACGCTCGTGTACATCCCTTACGTCTTCTTCGTCCGGGGGGACGCGGCGGCGACGGCGAGCCGGATTGAGGCGTCCCCGGCGTTGTACCGGCTCGGGGTCTTCGCCGAGTTGATGTGCGGAGTCTTTGCCATCTGGATGGCAATGGTCCTGTATGACCTGTTCAAGGACGTGGACCGCAAACAGGCCCGATTGTTGGTGGGGTTCGTGTTCGGCATGGTTGCGATCGGGTTCGTCAACATGGTGGTGCTGGCTGGCCCACTCGTATTGACGAGCGGGGCCAGCTACCTGTCCGCTTTCGACAAACGGCAGCTCGATGCCCTCACACTGGGATTCCTTGGTTTGCGAAACCAGGGAATACACGCGGCCGTAATGTATTGGGGTCTGTGGCTCCTGCCACTGGGGATTCTCGTCTACAAGTCCGGCTTCCTTCCCCGTCTGCTCGGCGTCCTGGTGTTCATCGCCGGGTGTTCGTACGTGATTGACGCCTTGACGTATTTCTTCCTCCCGGGTTACGGAAGCATCGTCGCCCAGATATCAACGCTGCCGCAAGCCCTTGGGGAGGGCGGATTCGTGTTCTGGACGCTGATCAAGGGCGCTCGCGAGGATGCTGCCTGA